In Aegilops tauschii subsp. strangulata cultivar AL8/78 chromosome 3, Aet v6.0, whole genome shotgun sequence, one genomic interval encodes:
- the LOC109763974 gene encoding uncharacterized protein isoform X1 has product MKDSQDIQSTTELQMSPQGTNEVQSNQLNTMATDAPAGDPGSVAVANNDNRKVSREDIELVQNLIERCLQLYMTKGEVVRTLSTRARIEPGFTTLVWQKLEEENSEFFRAYYIRLKLKRQIVLFNHLLQHQYNLMKYPAPPNVPLAPMQNGMHPLPVNNLPMGYPVLQQPLMPAPGQPHIDPMVCGLSSGHVVNGIPAPGGYHPMRMNSGNDMVVDNGAPEVAHAGAMSSDMAVSPSSAASSHAPFTPSEIPGMAMDTSVLDSAFGSEIGNTGPLQLGADGSSRESIRSLGQLWNFSLSDLTADLTSLGDLEALENYAGTPFLPSDSDLLLDSPDHDDIGNHDDIVEYFADAINGSQSDEEKP; this is encoded by the exons ATGAAGGATTCTCAG GATATTCAGAGCACCACAGAGTTGCAGATGTCACCCCAGGGTACTAATGAAGTGCAAAGTAACCAACTAAACACAATGGCCACTGATGCACCTGCAGGAGATCCCGGTTCTGTGGCAGTCGCTAACAATGATAATAGAAAAGTCTCCCGTGAAGACATTGAACTT GTCCAAAATTTGATAGAGCGCTGTCTGCAGCTGTACATGACCAAAGGAGAGGTTGTTAGGACACTTTCTACTCGTGCTAGAATAGAACCTGGCTTCACTACTTTAG TATGGCAGAAACTTGAAGAAGAGAACTCTGAATTCTTTCGGGCTTACTATATAAGATTGAAATTGAAAAGACAGATTGTCTTGTTCAACCATTTATTGCAGCACCAGTATAACTTGATGAAATATCCAGCACCTCCGAATGTTCCGCTGGCTCCCATGCAAAATGGAATGCATCCTTTGCCAG TTAACAATCTACCGATGGGGTATCCAGTACTTCAGCAACCTCTGATGCCTGCTCCCGGCCAGCCTCACATTGATCCGATGGTTTGTGGTCTATCCAGTGGTCATGTAGTGAATGGGATCCCTGCACCAGGTGGTTATCATCCAATGCGCATGAACTCTGGAAATGA CATGGTTGTGGACAACGGTGCACCTGAAGTTGCACATGCTGGTGCTATGTCATCTGATATGGCTGTGAGTCCCTCATCAGCAGCATCAAGCCATGCTCCTTTCACTCCATCTGAGATACCAGGGATGGCCATGGATACATCAGTCCTGGATTCAGCATTTGGATCTGAGATAGGGAACACAGGACCTCTGCAATTAGGGGCAGATGGGTCGTCAAGGGAATCCATCCGATCCTTGGGGCAGCTCTGGAATTTCAGCCTCTCTGATCTTACAGCAGATTTGACAAGTTTAGGAG ACTTGGAGGCTCTTGAGAATTATGCGGGTACCCCTTTCCTGCCCTCAGACTCGGATCTCTTACTTGATTCCCCAGACCATGATGACATAGGTAACCATGATGACATAG TTGAGTACTTTGCGGACGCCATCAACGGGTCTCAATCGGACGAAGAGAAGCCATAG
- the LOC109763974 gene encoding uncharacterized protein isoform X2 has protein sequence MKDSQDIQSTTELQMSPQGTNEVQSNQLNTMATDAPAGDPGSVAVANNDNRKVSREDIELVQNLIERCLQLYMTKGEVVRTLSTRARIEPGFTTLVWQKLEEENSEFFRAYYIRLKLKRQIVLFNHLLQHQYNLMKYPAPPNVPLAPMQNGMHPLPVNNLPMGYPVLQQPLMPAPGQPHIDPMVCGLSSGHVVNGIPAPGGYHPMRMNSGNDMVVDNGAPEVAHAGAMSSDMAVSPSSAASSHAPFTPSEIPGMAMDTSVLDSAFGSEIGNTGPLQLGADGSSRESIRSLGQLWNFSLSDLTADLTSLGDLEALENYAGTPFLPSDSDLLLDSPDHDDIVEYFADAINGSQSDEEKP, from the exons ATGAAGGATTCTCAG GATATTCAGAGCACCACAGAGTTGCAGATGTCACCCCAGGGTACTAATGAAGTGCAAAGTAACCAACTAAACACAATGGCCACTGATGCACCTGCAGGAGATCCCGGTTCTGTGGCAGTCGCTAACAATGATAATAGAAAAGTCTCCCGTGAAGACATTGAACTT GTCCAAAATTTGATAGAGCGCTGTCTGCAGCTGTACATGACCAAAGGAGAGGTTGTTAGGACACTTTCTACTCGTGCTAGAATAGAACCTGGCTTCACTACTTTAG TATGGCAGAAACTTGAAGAAGAGAACTCTGAATTCTTTCGGGCTTACTATATAAGATTGAAATTGAAAAGACAGATTGTCTTGTTCAACCATTTATTGCAGCACCAGTATAACTTGATGAAATATCCAGCACCTCCGAATGTTCCGCTGGCTCCCATGCAAAATGGAATGCATCCTTTGCCAG TTAACAATCTACCGATGGGGTATCCAGTACTTCAGCAACCTCTGATGCCTGCTCCCGGCCAGCCTCACATTGATCCGATGGTTTGTGGTCTATCCAGTGGTCATGTAGTGAATGGGATCCCTGCACCAGGTGGTTATCATCCAATGCGCATGAACTCTGGAAATGA CATGGTTGTGGACAACGGTGCACCTGAAGTTGCACATGCTGGTGCTATGTCATCTGATATGGCTGTGAGTCCCTCATCAGCAGCATCAAGCCATGCTCCTTTCACTCCATCTGAGATACCAGGGATGGCCATGGATACATCAGTCCTGGATTCAGCATTTGGATCTGAGATAGGGAACACAGGACCTCTGCAATTAGGGGCAGATGGGTCGTCAAGGGAATCCATCCGATCCTTGGGGCAGCTCTGGAATTTCAGCCTCTCTGATCTTACAGCAGATTTGACAAGTTTAGGAG ACTTGGAGGCTCTTGAGAATTATGCGGGTACCCCTTTCCTGCCCTCAGACTCGGATCTCTTACTTGATTCCCCAGACCATGATGACATAG TTGAGTACTTTGCGGACGCCATCAACGGGTCTCAATCGGACGAAGAGAAGCCATAG
- the LOC109763974 gene encoding uncharacterized protein isoform X4, with translation MSPQGTNEVQSNQLNTMATDAPAGDPGSVAVANNDNRKVSREDIELVQNLIERCLQLYMTKGEVVRTLSTRARIEPGFTTLVWQKLEEENSEFFRAYYIRLKLKRQIVLFNHLLQHQYNLMKYPAPPNVPLAPMQNGMHPLPVNNLPMGYPVLQQPLMPAPGQPHIDPMVCGLSSGHVVNGIPAPGGYHPMRMNSGNDMVVDNGAPEVAHAGAMSSDMAVSPSSAASSHAPFTPSEIPGMAMDTSVLDSAFGSEIGNTGPLQLGADGSSRESIRSLGQLWNFSLSDLTADLTSLGDLEALENYAGTPFLPSDSDLLLDSPDHDDIVEYFADAINGSQSDEEKP, from the exons ATGTCACCCCAGGGTACTAATGAAGTGCAAAGTAACCAACTAAACACAATGGCCACTGATGCACCTGCAGGAGATCCCGGTTCTGTGGCAGTCGCTAACAATGATAATAGAAAAGTCTCCCGTGAAGACATTGAACTT GTCCAAAATTTGATAGAGCGCTGTCTGCAGCTGTACATGACCAAAGGAGAGGTTGTTAGGACACTTTCTACTCGTGCTAGAATAGAACCTGGCTTCACTACTTTAG TATGGCAGAAACTTGAAGAAGAGAACTCTGAATTCTTTCGGGCTTACTATATAAGATTGAAATTGAAAAGACAGATTGTCTTGTTCAACCATTTATTGCAGCACCAGTATAACTTGATGAAATATCCAGCACCTCCGAATGTTCCGCTGGCTCCCATGCAAAATGGAATGCATCCTTTGCCAG TTAACAATCTACCGATGGGGTATCCAGTACTTCAGCAACCTCTGATGCCTGCTCCCGGCCAGCCTCACATTGATCCGATGGTTTGTGGTCTATCCAGTGGTCATGTAGTGAATGGGATCCCTGCACCAGGTGGTTATCATCCAATGCGCATGAACTCTGGAAATGA CATGGTTGTGGACAACGGTGCACCTGAAGTTGCACATGCTGGTGCTATGTCATCTGATATGGCTGTGAGTCCCTCATCAGCAGCATCAAGCCATGCTCCTTTCACTCCATCTGAGATACCAGGGATGGCCATGGATACATCAGTCCTGGATTCAGCATTTGGATCTGAGATAGGGAACACAGGACCTCTGCAATTAGGGGCAGATGGGTCGTCAAGGGAATCCATCCGATCCTTGGGGCAGCTCTGGAATTTCAGCCTCTCTGATCTTACAGCAGATTTGACAAGTTTAGGAG ACTTGGAGGCTCTTGAGAATTATGCGGGTACCCCTTTCCTGCCCTCAGACTCGGATCTCTTACTTGATTCCCCAGACCATGATGACATAG TTGAGTACTTTGCGGACGCCATCAACGGGTCTCAATCGGACGAAGAGAAGCCATAG
- the LOC109763974 gene encoding uncharacterized protein isoform X3: protein MSPQGTNEVQSNQLNTMATDAPAGDPGSVAVANNDNRKVSREDIELVQNLIERCLQLYMTKGEVVRTLSTRARIEPGFTTLVWQKLEEENSEFFRAYYIRLKLKRQIVLFNHLLQHQYNLMKYPAPPNVPLAPMQNGMHPLPVNNLPMGYPVLQQPLMPAPGQPHIDPMVCGLSSGHVVNGIPAPGGYHPMRMNSGNDMVVDNGAPEVAHAGAMSSDMAVSPSSAASSHAPFTPSEIPGMAMDTSVLDSAFGSEIGNTGPLQLGADGSSRESIRSLGQLWNFSLSDLTADLTSLGDLEALENYAGTPFLPSDSDLLLDSPDHDDIGNHDDIVEYFADAINGSQSDEEKP, encoded by the exons ATGTCACCCCAGGGTACTAATGAAGTGCAAAGTAACCAACTAAACACAATGGCCACTGATGCACCTGCAGGAGATCCCGGTTCTGTGGCAGTCGCTAACAATGATAATAGAAAAGTCTCCCGTGAAGACATTGAACTT GTCCAAAATTTGATAGAGCGCTGTCTGCAGCTGTACATGACCAAAGGAGAGGTTGTTAGGACACTTTCTACTCGTGCTAGAATAGAACCTGGCTTCACTACTTTAG TATGGCAGAAACTTGAAGAAGAGAACTCTGAATTCTTTCGGGCTTACTATATAAGATTGAAATTGAAAAGACAGATTGTCTTGTTCAACCATTTATTGCAGCACCAGTATAACTTGATGAAATATCCAGCACCTCCGAATGTTCCGCTGGCTCCCATGCAAAATGGAATGCATCCTTTGCCAG TTAACAATCTACCGATGGGGTATCCAGTACTTCAGCAACCTCTGATGCCTGCTCCCGGCCAGCCTCACATTGATCCGATGGTTTGTGGTCTATCCAGTGGTCATGTAGTGAATGGGATCCCTGCACCAGGTGGTTATCATCCAATGCGCATGAACTCTGGAAATGA CATGGTTGTGGACAACGGTGCACCTGAAGTTGCACATGCTGGTGCTATGTCATCTGATATGGCTGTGAGTCCCTCATCAGCAGCATCAAGCCATGCTCCTTTCACTCCATCTGAGATACCAGGGATGGCCATGGATACATCAGTCCTGGATTCAGCATTTGGATCTGAGATAGGGAACACAGGACCTCTGCAATTAGGGGCAGATGGGTCGTCAAGGGAATCCATCCGATCCTTGGGGCAGCTCTGGAATTTCAGCCTCTCTGATCTTACAGCAGATTTGACAAGTTTAGGAG ACTTGGAGGCTCTTGAGAATTATGCGGGTACCCCTTTCCTGCCCTCAGACTCGGATCTCTTACTTGATTCCCCAGACCATGATGACATAGGTAACCATGATGACATAG TTGAGTACTTTGCGGACGCCATCAACGGGTCTCAATCGGACGAAGAGAAGCCATAG